In one Pseudodesulfovibrio tunisiensis genomic region, the following are encoded:
- the cysS gene encoding cysteine--tRNA ligase has product MRLYNTLARKKQDFAPLNGNKVNMYVCGITAYDLCHIGHARSSVVFDVLYRYLKHTGYDVTFIRNFTDIDDKIINRANEVGKTAEEIAEKFINEFYVDMDRLGVNRATVEPKCTEHIPEMLKLTETLIEKGHAYATPSGDVYFRVRTFKDYGKLSGRNIDELESGARIDPGEEKEDPLDFALWKAAKPGEPSWESPWGQGRPGWHLECSAMSEKYSTLPLDIHGGGQDLAFPHHENEIAQSEAATDKEFSRFWVHNGFVQINSEKMSKSLGNFFTIRDILAQFLPETLRYFLLTMHYRSPLDFSFDALEEAEKGIKRVYAALAQIDQELGKSSWKKSPFPEDIVAELDEIEKHWNEAMEDDMNTAAALGHMFSAIRLAGRVFEDKNLRKAEGGRDLMERIRKDMAAWGDVLGVFRRDPAEFLLELRDNRAARRGIEPTKVDELIQGRQQARKDKDFDRADQLRDEIANLGVEVKDTPQGPVWDVA; this is encoded by the coding sequence ATGAGACTCTACAACACCCTGGCACGGAAGAAACAGGACTTCGCCCCTTTAAACGGCAACAAGGTCAACATGTACGTATGCGGCATCACCGCCTACGACCTGTGTCACATCGGCCATGCCCGCTCCAGCGTGGTGTTCGACGTGCTGTACCGCTATCTCAAGCACACGGGCTACGACGTCACCTTCATCCGTAATTTCACGGACATCGACGACAAGATCATCAACCGCGCCAACGAGGTGGGCAAGACCGCCGAGGAAATCGCGGAAAAGTTCATCAACGAATTCTATGTGGACATGGATCGCCTCGGCGTGAATCGCGCCACGGTCGAGCCCAAGTGCACCGAGCACATTCCCGAGATGCTCAAGCTGACCGAAACCCTGATCGAAAAGGGCCACGCCTATGCCACGCCCTCGGGCGACGTGTACTTCCGCGTGCGTACCTTCAAGGATTACGGCAAGCTCTCTGGCCGCAACATCGACGAGCTGGAGTCCGGCGCGCGCATCGACCCGGGCGAGGAAAAGGAAGATCCTCTGGATTTCGCCCTGTGGAAGGCGGCCAAGCCCGGCGAACCTTCCTGGGAAAGCCCGTGGGGACAGGGACGGCCCGGCTGGCATCTCGAATGCTCGGCCATGAGTGAAAAATACTCCACCCTGCCGCTGGACATTCACGGTGGCGGACAGGACCTCGCCTTCCCGCATCACGAAAACGAGATCGCCCAGTCCGAGGCGGCCACGGACAAGGAATTCTCCCGCTTCTGGGTGCATAACGGATTCGTGCAGATCAATTCCGAAAAGATGTCCAAGTCCCTTGGCAACTTCTTCACCATCCGTGACATTCTCGCCCAGTTCCTGCCCGAGACCCTGCGCTACTTCCTGCTGACCATGCACTACCGCAGCCCTCTGGACTTCTCCTTCGACGCCCTTGAGGAAGCGGAAAAGGGCATCAAGCGCGTCTACGCTGCCCTTGCCCAGATCGATCAGGAACTTGGCAAGAGCTCGTGGAAGAAATCCCCGTTCCCGGAAGACATCGTCGCCGAACTCGACGAGATCGAAAAGCACTGGAACGAGGCCATGGAAGACGACATGAACACCGCTGCGGCCCTCGGCCACATGTTCTCGGCCATCCGCCTTGCCGGACGCGTGTTCGAGGACAAGAATCTGCGCAAGGCCGAAGGCGGACGCGATCTCATGGAACGCATCCGCAAGGACATGGCCGCATGGGGCGACGTGCTCGGCGTGTTCCGCCGCGATCCCGCGGAATTCCTCCTTGAACTGCGCGACAACCGCGCCGCGCGCCGAGGCATTGAACCGACCAAGGTCGATGAACTCATTCAGGGCCGCCAGCAGGCACGCAAGGACAAGGACTTCGACCGCGCCGACCAGCTGCGAGACGAAATCGCCAACCTCGGCGTCGAGGTCAAGGACACCCCCCAGGGACCGGTCTGGGACGTGGCCTAA
- a CDS encoding zinc ribbon domain-containing protein codes for MYQKQIEQLVILQQVDDEILILRKEIEEAPRTLTALEEQLAALDSRKEQVTDKLEILKSKKTSLTGEIEEDVSKIKKSKNKLMMVGNTKEYHAMMREMDSLEKLNRLRDDEQDALNEELERQEELLKGIAEEVAGVKEHFDAQKATLDQRIAEAQKSLDSLDRKRKKACKVVPPPILGRYEFIRERMENPVIVPVADGVCQGCHIKIPPQNYNDLQKGQQILSCPNCQRLIYWEEHISQAG; via the coding sequence ATGTACCAGAAACAGATCGAGCAGTTGGTGATTCTCCAGCAGGTGGATGACGAAATCCTCATCCTGCGCAAGGAGATCGAGGAAGCTCCCCGCACCCTGACCGCTCTTGAGGAGCAGCTCGCCGCTCTGGACTCCCGCAAGGAGCAGGTGACGGACAAGCTGGAAATCCTCAAGTCCAAGAAGACCAGCCTGACCGGCGAGATCGAGGAGGACGTCAGCAAGATCAAGAAGAGCAAGAACAAGCTGATGATGGTTGGCAACACCAAGGAATACCACGCCATGATGCGCGAAATGGATTCCCTGGAAAAACTCAACCGCCTGCGGGACGACGAACAGGACGCGCTGAACGAGGAACTCGAAAGGCAGGAAGAACTGCTCAAGGGCATTGCCGAGGAAGTCGCTGGCGTCAAGGAACATTTCGACGCCCAGAAGGCTACTCTGGACCAGCGCATCGCCGAGGCTCAGAAGTCTCTGGACAGCCTGGACAGAAAGCGGAAAAAGGCCTGCAAGGTTGTTCCGCCGCCGATCCTCGGTCGCTACGAGTTCATCCGCGAGCGCATGGAGAATCCGGTCATCGTGCCTGTTGCCGACGGCGTGTGCCAGGGCTGCCACATCAAGATTCCGCCGCAGAACTACAACGACCTGCAGAAGGGCCAGCAGATCCTGAGCTGCCCCAACTGCCAGCGGCTCATCTACTGGGAAGAGCATATCTCCCAGGCCGGCTAG
- a CDS encoding LysR family transcriptional regulator, with translation MELRQLKTFRVVARTLSFTRAARELRLVQSSVSAQIQALETSLDIKLFERMGRTIRLTSAGERLLDYATRAEDLSEEIRSELTGAAEARGGLVMRVPESACAWGFPKVVRQFSAKYPRVRLDIRPCLGRNLAEDLRKGVTDLAFLYADSVRGSDMEVTLLRTEPLILVAGPSHPLAERRNIGPADMDGQTLLYSSADCSYRKILEDLLDDEGVSPAAVHEFSCSEAIRQTVAEGTGISIFPRHAVREMLSGGWLSPLAWNGPELETGLLMVRSKGKWLSPLLKRFMNIAKDVLGS, from the coding sequence ATGGAACTTCGACAACTCAAGACATTCCGGGTCGTGGCCCGCACCCTGAGCTTCACCCGGGCCGCACGGGAGTTGCGGCTGGTGCAGTCCTCGGTTTCCGCCCAGATTCAGGCTCTGGAAACCTCGCTGGACATCAAGCTGTTCGAACGCATGGGCCGGACCATTCGGCTGACTTCGGCCGGAGAGCGGCTTCTGGATTATGCCACCAGAGCCGAAGACCTTTCCGAGGAGATCAGAAGCGAACTCACCGGGGCTGCCGAGGCGCGCGGCGGACTGGTCATGCGCGTCCCTGAGTCGGCCTGCGCATGGGGTTTTCCCAAGGTAGTGCGCCAGTTTTCCGCCAAGTATCCCCGCGTGCGACTGGACATCCGCCCCTGTCTGGGCCGCAATCTGGCCGAGGACCTGCGCAAGGGCGTGACCGACCTCGCCTTTCTGTACGCGGATTCGGTCCGGGGCAGTGACATGGAGGTCACCCTGCTGCGCACCGAGCCCCTGATTCTCGTGGCCGGACCATCCCACCCCCTTGCCGAGCGCAGGAACATCGGCCCGGCAGACATGGACGGGCAGACGCTTCTGTATTCCTCGGCAGACTGCAGCTACCGGAAAATTCTCGAAGACCTGCTGGACGACGAAGGGGTTTCCCCCGCAGCCGTGCACGAATTTTCCTGCTCCGAGGCAATCCGGCAGACCGTGGCCGAAGGCACGGGCATTTCCATCTTTCCCAGACACGCGGTTCGCGAAATGCTTTCCGGCGGCTGGCTGTCGCCTCTTGCCTGGAACGGCCCGGAGCTGGAAACCGGCCTGCTCATGGTTCGCAGCAAGGGGAAATGGCTTTCTCCGCTCCTGAAACGATTCATGAATATTGCCAAAGACGTTCTCGGAAGTTGA
- a CDS encoding Nif3-like dinuclear metal center hexameric protein, which translates to MKIKDILSSVKKLAPEEFQCSWDNSGLQIAGTASEARKVAVALDPKPETVAQCLDWGAEVMVAHHPLYRKPVAPNAEGPYLDVLRRFLAAGAWLYSAHTSLDSRPDGPAFWLAEHLALENTRFLDVEHRFPALEVSFLPSRPLRRELAEQWAENPGVHAVSQTRAGEVRIICDRAAWPEIRGSVEFALQESQEYYVRELQSPALETGIGMVGDLPEAMPWQAFTEKVTSALNCRGWTECGPIADTISRVAFCGGSGGSLISSAARLGADVLVTGDVKYHPALEADIRVMDVGHFSLEEEMMRRFANELAESLDSVEVRFFEAEDPFSFHEK; encoded by the coding sequence ATGAAAATTAAAGATATTTTATCTTCCGTCAAAAAGCTGGCCCCTGAGGAGTTCCAGTGTTCGTGGGACAATTCCGGGCTCCAGATCGCGGGAACCGCTTCCGAGGCCCGCAAGGTGGCCGTGGCTCTGGACCCGAAACCGGAGACGGTCGCCCAATGTCTGGACTGGGGCGCGGAAGTGATGGTGGCCCACCATCCCCTGTACCGCAAGCCCGTGGCCCCGAATGCCGAAGGCCCGTATCTGGACGTGCTGCGCCGCTTTCTGGCTGCAGGCGCATGGCTCTATTCCGCACACACTTCCCTCGACTCCCGGCCCGATGGTCCCGCCTTCTGGCTGGCCGAGCATCTGGCGCTGGAAAACACGCGATTTCTCGACGTGGAGCACCGCTTCCCGGCTCTGGAAGTCTCGTTTCTGCCGTCCCGGCCCCTGCGCCGGGAACTGGCCGAGCAATGGGCTGAAAATCCGGGCGTGCATGCGGTTTCCCAGACCCGGGCCGGCGAGGTGCGCATCATCTGCGACCGAGCGGCATGGCCGGAAATCCGCGGCAGCGTGGAATTCGCGCTTCAGGAATCCCAGGAATACTACGTGCGGGAATTGCAGAGCCCGGCGCTGGAGACCGGCATCGGCATGGTCGGCGACCTGCCCGAGGCAATGCCGTGGCAGGCATTCACGGAAAAAGTGACCTCGGCGCTGAACTGCCGGGGCTGGACCGAGTGTGGTCCGATTGCGGACACGATCTCCCGCGTGGCGTTCTGCGGCGGTTCCGGCGGCAGCCTGATCAGCAGTGCGGCCCGTCTCGGAGCGGATGTGCTCGTCACCGGGGACGTGAAGTATCACCCGGCGCTGGAAGCGGACATCCGGGTCATGGATGTGGGCCATTTCTCCCTTGAGGAAGAAATGATGCGCCGCTTTGCCAATGAACTGGCAGAGAGCCTGGACTCCGTGGAAGTCAGATTTTTCGAAGCCGAAGACCCGTTTTCGTTTCACGAAAAGTAA
- a CDS encoding SGNH/GDSL hydrolase family protein, giving the protein MNFHSNRNTSNRLERFSLPATAAVYGLPLLAAGGCYPLFGPAGPLAVLGLTAWSECLLRIATPLFQGNRKKDKVMVPAVVKTFTAHQPDPILGWALRPDHTARESFSIPRKNLRLDYSVTTDSRGCRITPEGNADAPLVSIHGCSNTFGWGLDDQKTYPWLLAQSLPDARVRNYGVAGYSLYQMLLRMEQTIPQDKPKIVVLGFSPGLETRSINDFHYLRMLSEYGGTPPACISRMGRNRKRKLLRGRLEAYKRLPGADRLLLAGLAERGLNRLRFLRRADQSLKRATTEHLLVAMRELCHRHKATFVVQYLTHDPRYQQFLSRTGILWRPGPVDMDECTPDGRYLFRLYPFDGHPNAEANQRYADSLGQTLREILDTGSLSRTSVPMPSGRRDRTTESAIYPLF; this is encoded by the coding sequence ATGAATTTCCATTCGAACCGAAACACGTCGAATCGCCTTGAACGATTTTCCCTTCCGGCAACCGCCGCAGTGTACGGGCTCCCCCTGCTTGCGGCGGGCGGTTGTTACCCTCTGTTCGGCCCGGCCGGACCGCTCGCCGTGCTTGGACTGACCGCATGGAGCGAATGTCTGCTCCGCATCGCGACCCCGCTGTTTCAGGGGAATCGGAAAAAGGACAAGGTCATGGTCCCGGCAGTGGTAAAGACCTTCACGGCCCACCAACCCGACCCGATTCTCGGCTGGGCTCTCAGACCGGACCACACGGCCCGGGAATCCTTTTCCATCCCGCGCAAGAATCTGCGCCTCGACTATTCCGTGACCACGGATTCGCGCGGATGCCGCATCACCCCGGAAGGCAATGCTGATGCGCCCCTTGTGTCGATCCACGGCTGCTCCAACACCTTCGGCTGGGGACTGGACGATCAGAAAACCTATCCGTGGCTTCTGGCGCAATCACTGCCTGACGCACGGGTTCGCAACTACGGAGTCGCCGGGTATTCCCTGTACCAGATGCTTCTGCGCATGGAACAAACCATACCGCAGGACAAACCGAAAATCGTGGTCCTCGGCTTTTCCCCGGGGCTGGAAACCCGATCGATCAACGACTTCCATTACCTGCGCATGCTTTCGGAATACGGCGGCACCCCGCCGGCCTGCATTTCCCGCATGGGCCGAAACCGCAAGCGCAAGCTGCTCCGGGGCAGGCTCGAAGCCTACAAGCGACTGCCCGGTGCAGACAGGCTGCTGCTGGCCGGACTTGCGGAACGCGGCCTGAACCGGCTCCGATTCCTGCGCCGTGCAGACCAGTCACTCAAACGCGCCACCACCGAACACCTGCTTGTGGCCATGCGCGAACTCTGCCACAGGCACAAGGCAACCTTTGTGGTCCAGTATCTGACCCACGATCCGCGCTATCAGCAGTTCCTGTCGCGCACAGGCATCCTCTGGCGGCCCGGCCCGGTCGACATGGACGAATGCACGCCCGACGGCAGATACCTGTTCCGACTGTACCCGTTCGACGGCCATCCCAATGCCGAGGCCAACCAGCGCTATGCCGACAGCCTGGGCCAAACGCTCCGCGAAATTCTGGACACGGGCTCCCTGTCACGGACCAGCGTCCCCATGCCTTCGGGCCGACGCGACCGGACCACGGAATCCGCGATCTATCCCCTGTTCTGA
- a CDS encoding metallophosphoesterase, translating to MSTWIIIVLTTATLLTLYLGWRLVEPLNIPRQAKLLGWGMLFVLLFGQRLSWFLRRGQDSPTWLNSVDWIGYVFLGLVSFLMVFMLLRDLPLAALRTAGLFSRPFRKKRTSPDPTRRRFLLNASNAAMLATAAPLSALSVYQARKEPEVSRVNLEIPGLPAGLDGFAIAQISDTHIGPTIRADWARMVVDRVNALSPDMVVHTGDMVDGTVAELRNSVAPFADLKARHGVWFCTGNHEYYSGVRQWLPHVRRLGMTPLVNEHALVDTGNGRILLAGVSDYSSRRIDPAHVSSPARAMQAAPDHDVSILLAHQPRSVFEAEEAGFDVQLSGHTHGGQFFPWTYAVHWFQPYVRGLHRVGGTLLYVNVGTGYWGPPMRLGTSPEITLHVLRCIREKA from the coding sequence ATGTCCACGTGGATCATCATCGTCCTGACCACGGCCACCCTGCTCACCCTGTATCTGGGGTGGCGGCTGGTGGAACCGCTGAACATCCCCAGACAGGCCAAGCTTCTCGGCTGGGGCATGCTCTTCGTGCTGCTCTTCGGCCAGCGCCTGTCATGGTTTCTGCGCCGGGGGCAGGACAGCCCGACATGGCTCAATTCCGTGGACTGGATCGGCTACGTGTTTCTCGGACTGGTCTCCTTTCTCATGGTCTTCATGCTCCTGCGCGACCTGCCCCTTGCCGCCCTGCGCACGGCAGGCCTGTTTTCACGGCCCTTTCGCAAAAAGCGGACCTCCCCGGACCCGACCCGTCGCCGGTTCCTGCTCAATGCGTCCAACGCGGCCATGCTTGCCACTGCCGCACCACTCAGCGCCCTTTCCGTGTATCAGGCCCGCAAGGAACCGGAAGTCTCCCGCGTGAATCTGGAAATTCCCGGGCTGCCCGCCGGGCTGGACGGATTCGCCATCGCCCAGATTTCCGATACGCACATCGGCCCGACCATTCGGGCGGACTGGGCGCGCATGGTCGTTGACCGCGTGAATGCGCTTTCCCCGGACATGGTCGTGCACACCGGAGACATGGTTGACGGCACCGTGGCCGAACTGCGCAACTCGGTCGCCCCGTTCGCGGACCTGAAGGCAAGGCACGGAGTCTGGTTCTGCACGGGCAACCACGAATACTATTCCGGCGTGCGCCAATGGCTGCCCCATGTCCGCAGGCTGGGCATGACCCCGCTGGTCAATGAGCACGCACTGGTGGACACGGGCAACGGACGCATCCTGCTGGCCGGAGTTTCGGACTACAGCAGTCGCCGCATCGACCCCGCGCACGTCTCCTCTCCGGCCCGGGCCATGCAGGCCGCGCCGGACCACGATGTTTCCATCCTGCTCGCCCATCAACCCCGTTCCGTGTTCGAGGCCGAGGAAGCCGGATTCGACGTGCAGCTGTCCGGCCACACGCACGGTGGCCAGTTCTTTCCATGGACCTATGCCGTGCACTGGTTTCAGCCGTACGTGCGCGGCCTGCACCGCGTGGGAGGCACCCTGCTCTACGTCAACGTGGGCACGGGCTACTGGGGTCCGCCCATGCGGCTGGGCACGTCGCCGGAAATCACCCTGCACGTCCTGCGTTGCATCCGGGAGAAGGCATAG
- a CDS encoding HD-GYP domain-containing protein, producing the protein MAEKHPNPAQEVPRELAVKPTGKIAVVLAVVAAISLGIVFMTGKLVSDKRAEQLIHVQKRLELLADGRKGVIDAWLNHLSHQGDRLIKSDLFRLYASEIDMYKGDLASIFGGVGETAPEDMADIAAQLPMMQNMLREFSTYSGFLAARVLNRSGLAYIATDGHLPPLSVTQTRIAQRAMESGRSAFSPLRKTQYGLELDVCVPMFPPDAGGNTSKAVGALMMTRQVTGKITELLSNSALSAEGEHTRLMQAEDGKYREVTPWTAEGFVGVTARLDFSDDGHLVFGERACLADCDNPVYSFGAKVPGVDWWVVQEIGAKAALADFARYERTAYFLAGFAVLTIFLLAGLAWWILAGVQTKKVAEKFRDLAEEIENQKRLIDSINAAVDEFISLKNLEGKYIYVNDAFARTIGRTKEEMVGMDNAAIFGFDTGQRLQASDDKVIATGQPVTSRETIFIHSKRHDFLVSKSPYTDVQNKVVGVVAVFRDVTEYVSVQEKNKRLVQRAMEALVSTIEAADPYLGGHSHVLAGLSREVAKRMDLSEMDIVEVETAANLSQIGKVFVPKEILSKPGALTPDEIKVMEQHVEHAYRILKDIDMGEGVLQAIYQMNERLDGTGYPKKLEGEDIILPARILAAGNVFCAMIRPRAYRGAKTPEKALEILSSESHRFDPAVVEALRTVVSSPAGEKILKHDD; encoded by the coding sequence ATGGCTGAAAAACATCCCAATCCCGCACAGGAAGTGCCCCGCGAACTCGCGGTGAAGCCTACGGGCAAGATCGCCGTGGTGCTCGCCGTTGTCGCGGCGATTTCCCTGGGCATCGTGTTCATGACCGGAAAGCTCGTGTCGGACAAGCGTGCCGAGCAGTTGATCCACGTTCAGAAAAGGCTGGAACTCCTGGCCGACGGGCGCAAGGGCGTGATCGACGCCTGGTTGAACCATCTGTCCCATCAGGGCGACCGGCTGATCAAGTCCGATCTGTTTCGGCTTTATGCCTCGGAAATCGACATGTACAAGGGCGACCTTGCCTCGATTTTCGGCGGCGTGGGCGAAACCGCTCCCGAGGACATGGCCGACATTGCGGCCCAGTTGCCCATGATGCAGAACATGCTTCGGGAATTTTCCACCTATTCCGGTTTTCTGGCCGCCCGGGTGCTGAATCGCAGCGGGCTGGCCTACATTGCCACGGACGGGCATCTGCCGCCGCTTTCCGTGACACAGACCCGCATCGCCCAGCGGGCCATGGAGTCGGGCAGGTCCGCGTTCTCGCCGCTTCGCAAGACGCAGTACGGCCTTGAACTGGATGTGTGCGTGCCCATGTTTCCGCCGGATGCCGGAGGTAATACCAGCAAGGCTGTGGGCGCGCTCATGATGACCCGGCAGGTGACCGGAAAGATAACCGAATTGCTGTCCAATTCCGCATTGTCCGCCGAGGGCGAGCATACCCGGCTCATGCAGGCCGAGGACGGAAAATACCGTGAGGTCACGCCATGGACGGCCGAAGGGTTTGTCGGCGTTACCGCAAGGCTGGACTTTTCCGACGACGGGCATCTGGTGTTCGGGGAACGTGCCTGTCTCGCCGATTGCGACAATCCGGTGTATTCCTTTGGTGCCAAGGTGCCGGGCGTGGACTGGTGGGTCGTTCAGGAGATCGGTGCCAAGGCCGCGCTTGCGGATTTTGCCCGGTATGAGCGCACCGCGTACTTTCTGGCCGGTTTCGCCGTGCTCACCATCTTCCTGCTGGCCGGGCTTGCCTGGTGGATTCTGGCCGGAGTCCAGACCAAGAAGGTGGCCGAGAAGTTTCGTGACCTGGCCGAGGAGATAGAGAATCAGAAACGCCTCATCGACAGCATCAATGCGGCTGTGGACGAGTTCATTTCCCTCAAGAATCTCGAAGGCAAGTACATCTACGTGAACGATGCGTTCGCCCGGACCATCGGTCGGACCAAGGAGGAGATGGTGGGCATGGACAATGCCGCCATCTTCGGATTCGACACGGGCCAGCGGCTTCAGGCCTCGGACGACAAGGTCATTGCCACGGGCCAGCCTGTCACGTCCCGGGAAACCATCTTCATCCATTCCAAGCGGCATGATTTTCTGGTTTCCAAATCGCCGTACACCGACGTCCAGAACAAGGTCGTGGGCGTTGTGGCCGTGTTTCGCGACGTGACCGAATACGTGTCGGTGCAGGAAAAGAACAAGCGGCTGGTTCAGCGCGCCATGGAAGCGCTGGTCAGTACCATCGAGGCGGCAGATCCGTATCTTGGTGGCCACAGCCATGTTCTGGCCGGGCTCTCCCGCGAGGTGGCCAAGCGCATGGACCTCTCCGAGATGGACATTGTCGAGGTCGAGACCGCAGCCAATCTGTCCCAGATCGGCAAGGTGTTCGTGCCCAAGGAAATCCTGTCCAAGCCCGGCGCGCTCACTCCGGACGAGATCAAGGTCATGGAGCAGCATGTGGAGCATGCCTACCGGATTCTCAAGGATATCGACATGGGCGAGGGCGTGCTTCAGGCCATCTACCAGATGAACGAGCGGCTCGATGGCACGGGCTATCCCAAGAAACTTGAGGGCGAGGACATCATTCTGCCTGCCCGCATTCTTGCTGCGGGCAATGTGTTCTGCGCCATGATCCGGCCTCGCGCCTACCGGGGAGCCAAAACCCCGGAAAAGGCGTTGGAAATCCTCAGCTCCGAGTCGCATCGCTTTGACCCGGCCGTGGTCGAGGCCCTTCGAACCGTGGTCTCCTCGCCCGCAGGCGAGAAGATTCTCAAGCACGACGACTAG
- a CDS encoding DUF401 family protein, with the protein MDLLLKFAPFLKVVAAFTVMLIGIRFKVSLGLSILAGGLVMALLFGLGVMDWATTSALALTQEKFLFLAAIVGLILMLSDALERSGQSRRLMDALSGYLRSPRVRLVFFPALIGLLPMPGGAVFSAPMIRTAAEGMPISSRNLALINHWFRHVWELAWPLYPGIILTVALADIPIASLISRTWPGVFAMFGLGWLFYLRPGVLGDVTMSADLPRAGGRIRDILRHGLPLLVAIVGAIGLETALSVFTRGIPFEWGVIAALASAVCSVMIQNRLGLPFLRAVLGKRSLWAMLSVIASIFVFKDVMHAAGVVDEMARTAGGDAALFAASVFLPFLVGAVAGVNVAFVGATFPLLLGLLGNLGLMDQKIPYLVLATFSGFTGVMISPIHVCFILTCQYFKTDLGATWKRLVPPCLCLLAVGYGLFRILL; encoded by the coding sequence GTGGACCTGCTGCTCAAGTTCGCCCCGTTTCTCAAGGTCGTGGCCGCTTTCACGGTCATGCTGATCGGCATCCGCTTCAAGGTCAGCCTCGGTCTGTCCATTCTGGCGGGCGGGCTGGTCATGGCCCTGCTGTTCGGGCTGGGCGTCATGGACTGGGCCACCACGAGCGCGCTCGCCCTGACTCAGGAGAAATTCCTTTTTCTCGCGGCCATCGTGGGCCTGATCCTGATGCTGTCCGACGCGCTGGAACGGTCCGGCCAGTCCCGGCGGCTCATGGATGCGCTCTCCGGATATCTGCGCAGCCCGCGCGTGCGGCTGGTGTTCTTTCCGGCCCTGATCGGCCTGCTGCCCATGCCGGGCGGAGCCGTGTTCTCCGCGCCCATGATCAGGACAGCCGCCGAGGGCATGCCCATTTCCAGCCGCAATCTCGCCCTGATCAACCACTGGTTCCGCCACGTATGGGAGCTGGCATGGCCCCTGTACCCGGGCATCATTCTGACCGTGGCCCTTGCCGACATCCCCATTGCCTCACTCATCTCGCGCACATGGCCCGGAGTCTTCGCCATGTTCGGACTGGGCTGGCTCTTCTATCTGCGGCCCGGGGTGCTGGGCGACGTGACCATGAGCGCGGACCTGCCCAGGGCAGGCGGCAGAATCCGGGACATCCTGCGCCACGGCCTGCCTCTGCTCGTGGCCATTGTTGGCGCCATCGGTCTGGAAACCGCGCTGTCCGTGTTTACCCGGGGCATCCCGTTCGAATGGGGCGTGATCGCTGCACTGGCCTCGGCCGTATGCTCCGTCATGATCCAGAACCGGCTGGGCCTGCCCTTTCTGCGCGCGGTGCTGGGCAAGAGGAGCCTCTGGGCCATGCTTTCGGTGATCGCGTCCATCTTCGTGTTCAAGGACGTGATGCACGCGGCCGGAGTCGTGGATGAAATGGCCCGGACAGCGGGCGGCGACGCAGCCCTGTTTGCGGCGTCCGTGTTCCTGCCGTTTCTGGTGGGCGCAGTGGCCGGGGTGAACGTGGCGTTCGTGGGCGCGACCTTCCCCCTGCTCCTCGGCCTGCTCGGCAATCTGGGGCTCATGGACCAGAAGATCCCCTATCTGGTGCTGGCCACGTTTTCCGGCTTCACCGGGGTCATGATCTCGCCCATCCATGTCTGCTTCATCCTGACCTGCCAGTATTTCAAGACCGATCTTGGCGCGACATGGAAACGGCTGGTTCCCCCGTGCCTGTGTCTGCTGGCCGTGGGATACGGGCTGTTCCGAATCCTGCTCTGA